Within the Zea mays cultivar B73 chromosome 10, Zm-B73-REFERENCE-NAM-5.0, whole genome shotgun sequence genome, the region GGGTAACAGAGAGGATTTTAGAATTTCCCATTAATCAATTTTAAATAGTAAGAGATTCTAGCTTCTTCAGGGCTGGTTTGGTGACGGGAGATTTGAAGGGGGTCCCTAGGGAAAGAAACCTCTTGAGTTTCCTCCCCTAGAGATCTCCAAATATATGGTCACCAAATCAGTACTCAATTCTCTCCATTACACTTGCTCCTAAACAAAGTCATTTAAGTCGCATGATGAAAATATAAACATACTGTGAATAAGTGTTGCAAACCTTTGTAATGCTGCAGTGAAGGCGTTGCCTTCCTCTGTGGTGCAATGGCTGTCATACAAGTCATCGAGTACAGACACGATCATAAACAACTGCGTGAGCATCTTTCGTGAATAGGAGTATTGGGGCTCAAAGAAGACTCCCATCATCCAGAAATGCATCTCCACCATCCTATCTCGTGCATAGATTGTCGTGTTAGCCTGTGCTTGGAACTCTTTCCACCACCTGTTAAATACAATGTAAATGGTCTTAGTACAAAATAATGTGGAAATGTGAGTGAACTAATTAATGTGGGACTTTGAGAGAACTTAGTACTCCCTTCTATCTTTTTTTATTTGTCACGGTTTAGTACAAAAATAAACTAACGAGCGACAAATATTCAAGAACGGAAGTAGTACAAGATTGGTATGCTATTAATGACGGTTCTTACAGCGTAAGATCTTTTAGCTCCTCACAGTATAGGGTGAGCAAGATGTTGAAGTCTAATTTTGAGAACTCCAGGAGCATATTGATACGCGTAGTGCTTTTCTCGTATGTTGAGATGAATTGCCTGGCCTGTACTCTGTTGAGTCTTCTGAAAAGAGGTGTCTCCAATGCATATCTAACTTCTTCTTGCAGTGTTGGTTCGAGATCATCTACAATACATTGAAGTTGTCTCTTGGTGTGAATGAGAATATTGTCAAGTATTTCTTCACCGTTCACTCTAACATGTGCCGCTTCGTACATCCTCAGTAAACACCTTGCATCATTTGTTACGATATCTCCTTTATCATCTCTGAACTTCAAAAATACATCTGCATTCGACACTAACAACATGTGAGACATCCACCTATATATGAAACAGTTATACGACCGTAGATGTGGCGGTTATAGAATAATAGGACAGATCCATTGTTCAACCTTCAACTTGAACCTTAGTTCGATTTTGAACCTTTATTATTTTAAATAAGATAGAAACCACCTTTGAAACAAGCTAAAGAGAAGACCAAATTTGCCCAAAACTTTGACGGTTGGAGGGTGTCTAGTACCTGATTTTATAGTTCAGGGTTTAAAATTGGACCGTTGTGCATGTATGTTCTGTCCTCTTTATAAGCTAATGATACTACAATTAGCATTTagcgttatatatatatatatatatatatatatatatatatatatatatatatatatatatatatatatatatatatatatatatatatatatatatatatatatatatatatcgccaCAATATATTTGTAGTAAAAAAACCCCTTTGTTGCTTGGGTGGAAGATGTAGACCAAAAAAAGTCCTAATGTTATTTGAAGTTCCAACTAATAAATATACGCCAACTATAATAGCAAAACATGTCTGCAAGCTTACCAGAAGAAATATGATATCCATGCTTCCTAAGCAAATAGAAAAGCTGTGATGTTGTAGTAAGATCAAGATCTTGATCCCTAGCTTCGAAGACATTGCACATTAATTCATCAATCTCCTTGGTATAGTGGTAATCCAGTCCAAGCCGTTCTAGTGTATCAATGCAGTCTAACTTATGAGACAAATCAGAGGATCCAACATCCAGTAACATTTTCTTCACCTCCTCCTTCATTATTTCGACGTTATCCTTCATAATCAAATACTGCAAGAAAGATATTTCATCTAATTTGGTTATTCTCTTATTGTCTATAGTGTAAACCTTTCATTTGCACAACACAGTACGAGTCATATATTTTACTTGAAGAGACACCTGGTTGTTGATGGAGGCCAGTGTGAATTAACTAGAGAAACCaatatgaacaaattcatagcatAGCGTGAAATCAGCTAGAAAAAACCCTCTATATATGTCAACTGCCTTATAAATATGTGTAGGGTGTAAAAGAAAAAGAGGTGCTAGTTGTGTGCATCACATTAATTGGGTTGTTTGATTGATTCTATATATCTAATAACATAAAAGTAATATCTATATTGGTATTACATTATATTTTGAAAATAGTTggaaagtggctagagaagatgacggagggagagagaaaaagagagatCTAGTTGTTTCAGACCTTATAGGAGGATATAATCAATTTTGATTAAGGGTGGGCCAAATAAATATGATGGCATTCATGGATCTTGTAGATCGCACCCGTTCAGTATTTAAGTTTGAAATTTCTCTATATCTAGAGGCATGTTTGGTATACCTAAAGTTTAGTTttgagactaaagtttagttcgtaCCCTATTTGGTTTTAGGAACTAAAAGTATTCAGAACGCATTAAATTGactcataagaagactaaaataTCTCTTAACATTCTCTAGTCACTAGTGCAACTGAAATAAATAAGAGGCAACAAGTGAAAATAATATGTTTTAGTTACACTTTAAGGGACTAAAGACTAAAACAGTTTAGTCACACCCGTTtaaaaatttaggaactaaatgagactaaaataaaatggagggactagtgATTAATCCCTTAAACCACACGGGACCCTAAGAAATCTCATCTAGATCCCCCAATTATTGCATGCTTGTTTAGTTCTGTCAGATTAAGGTAATTGGATCCAGCTCGTACTGTTCGACCCTTTTGCATCTAGTAGTTTCGTTCTTTTGCTTACCTACTACCCTACAAGGTTCAGATAAAAAAATGTGTATGGGCGATCAACATTCTGTCCATTTGTTTACCAATGATTACCAAATCACATCCGGATGGCGATTACTGTAGTAGCATTTTGCAAACTTGGGACATGTTTGGAACAACTCCTCCAATGAATAATCTATATCTTGAATTCAATATATAGCAGCTCCAATGGTGGAGCTAAGATCCACTTGGAGAACTGTTTGCCAACACAACAGCTTTAGATCAACATCCACCTAATGGCATGAAACTGACTCTTTTGTCCTTGTTGGGTTGGCCTTATGTCATTGTCGTCTGTCATCCATTGTTCCTCGTTAGGCAAAAAAAGTGACGCGCGTGGGCGCACAGGCGGACATGAACGTGGCCACTGGATCGAGAATGTGGCCACAGTTGGATGTGGAGAGGcagagggaagaagaagataaCAGCATTGGAGGTGGGCACAACTGAACGCTGCCTCGTTGGGGGCGTGGCCTCGCTGGAGCCGTGTGGAACATTTATATTCTTGCATGTGTTATGTGAGAAGTATAGGAGTGCAGGAGATTTAGTCCCACCTTACTAGTTAAGGTGGAGGGAACCCAACTTAAATAATCGAGTACTCTCTATATTCTTGCATGTGTTGTATGAAAAGTATAAGGAAAAACATACGCGCTCGCTCCCTTCACCTCGTCATCTTTAATCTCGTCACCATGGCTCGTTTGTGTCCTCGTCACGTCATTGTTGGCAACAACGAAACAAAACAAGCGTACAACAACATTATGCATATATTTAGATCTGTTTTATTTTTTGATTAAATTAAAACCACATGTTCTATTTTTTCCAACATATATTTGTCATGAAACTACTCATTTCATGAAACTTGGCATGGTATGTAATAGGTGCTTTATCGTATTGTTTGGTCTTTCTACACATTTCCCTTTTTTCAATTTTTGAGACTATTTTTTGTTCATAGGGATTTCGACACCTTGGCTCACAAACAGATGTGGGAAACAAGATAACTTAGGGTCCGTTTGGCAGGGCTCCGCCTTGCCCAAAAATAGCTCTACCTCTGGCTTTTCTTGAAAACCAACTATTTTAAAGCTGAAGCTATTTCACAAATTGTTTGGCAGAAACGACTTATCTAGAGCCAGAGCCATTTCCCTGTATTAAAGTGCTAGAGCCAAAGCCAAAACCGGTGAAGTTACTATTTATGGCTTCTTCTCCGCGGTACAAAAATGACTCTAACTTTTAGGTGCTTTTCACATTAAGTCGTTTAAAAAAGGTGTTTGGCAGGGCTCTAGCTTTTCTCTAGAGAAAAGCTAGAGCCGATGCCCTACCAAACATGTACTTAGATAAGACTCCCGGACGGAAGTGCTCATGGGGAAACAGATGTCCACAAAAATCCCTCTCATAGAATCCACTAGCTTTGAACCTAGCCCATTATGGTGGAGGGCTACCAAGTCAATCATCGGATTCATCTTACACCCTTTCTTGAAGATCGTTTCCACATTAGAAGGACGTGTATTCTTCATCTCATGATTAGGTTGTCTCTAGCGCATACGGTAAACCACCCCTTACGTAGAGGAAGCTCATGATATCCTAGGGAGGGGAGGGCAGGAGCTGGCGACGATGTCGCGAGGGAAGGGCCGCGGTCGGCGACGGGGGAGGGGTGGCTGGGTCGCATGGTAGAGGGATGGGGCAGTGGGATTGCGAGGGAGGGGAGATATATGAGGGATGAAAGATGATCTAAATAACATTGACCACATAATGTGAGTGTGTAAGATAGAGGATGGTATCCAACAATCTCAACTGTTAGTTTTGAAGGTGTGATATGTGTCTGTGCAATTCGTTTGATGGATTTAGGGGAGGTTATAGGTATGAGGTGATTTGGTTAGATGGGTTTTGCAAAGTTAAAACTAGTGGGTTATATAGGCGTATAGATAGAGTGTAATGTTTTCTCCTCTATATGTTCTAGCGGTATCCTACAAAGTATCATCTAAATATAAAGGATGTTCCTTCATCCTCTCTATAGAGATTTTCTCTTTTCTCCGCTATCTATTTTATACTTTACACAACAGAGTAATTAAGAAAACTAAAATATTTGAGAG harbors:
- the LOC103641105 gene encoding (E)-beta-caryophyllene synthase; the protein is MAADEARSVSRLHSEEDMHGKHHSTLWGDFFLHHVPCRPGQYLIMKDNVEIMKEEVKKMLLDVGSSDLSHKLDCIDTLERLGLDYHYTKEIDELMCNVFEARDQDLDLTTTSQLFYLLRKHGYHISSDVFLKFRDDKGDIVTNDARCLLRMYEAAHVRVNGEEILDNILIHTKRQLQCIVDDLEPTLQEEVRYALETPLFRRLNRVQARQFISTYEKSTTRINMLLEFSKLDFNILLTLYCEELKDLTLWWKEFQAQANTTIYARDRMVEMHFWMMGVFFEPQYSYSRKMLTQLFMIVSVLDDLYDSHCTTEEGNAFTAALQRWDEEGVEQCPTYLRTLYTNIRATIKAIEEDLNFQNNKHAKLVKGLIIDMAMCYNAETEWRDKKYVPATVDEHLKISARSSGCMHLVSQGFISMGDVATSEALEWASTYPKIVRAVCIIARLANDIMSYKREASNNTMVSTVQTCAKEYGTTTVEQAIEKIRELIEEAWMDITHECLRQPQPKALLERAVNLARTMDFLYKDADGYTDSRSIKGILDSLYVHLID
- the LOC103641105 gene encoding (E)-beta-caryophyllene synthase isoform X1 codes for the protein MAADEARSVSRLHSEEDMHGKHHSTLWGDFFLHHVPCRPGQYLIMKDNVEIMKEEVKKMLLDVGSSDLSHKLDCIDTLERLGLDYHYTKEIDELMCNVFEARDQDLDLTTTSQLFYLLRKHGYHISSDVFLKFRDDKGDIVTNDARCLLRMYEAAHVRVNGEEILDNILIHTKRQLQCIVDDLEPTLQEEVRYALETPLFRRLNRVQARQFISTYEKSTTRINMLLEFSKLDFNILLTLYCEELKDLTLWWKEFQAQANTTIYARDRMVEMHFWMMGVFFEPQYSYSRKMLTQLFMIVSVLDDLYDSHCTTEEGNAFTAALQRWDEEGVEQCPTYLRTLYTNIRATIKAIEEDLNFQNNKHAKLVKGLIIDMAMCYNAETEWRDKKYVPATVDEHLKISARSSGCMHLVSQGFISMGDVATSEALEWASTYPKIVRAVCIIARLANDIMSYKNLFYLQREASNNTMVSTVQTCAKEYGTTTVEQAIEKIRELIEEAWMDITHECLRQPQPKALLERAVNLARTMDFLYKDADGYTDSRSIKGILDSLYVHLID